One Echeneis naucrates chromosome 1, fEcheNa1.1, whole genome shotgun sequence DNA segment encodes these proteins:
- the tsc2 gene encoding tuberin isoform X2, producing MNKQPSKETLRDKVKGIFGLGTPRPPSKQSDTKPSEFIITTDIIKELHPDCGLSNRVRMMNHVCDLAKTKKFEDHAVEAVWKAVEDMLTPEQPPEARHAVLQLLRAIIQGQGERLGPLRAYFFKVIRDYQPCNEDLSDRLEVFKALTENGKDITYLEEDIARFVLLWMDIGLTSDFLHVLVNLVKFNSCYLDQNVSIMVQKICLLCNRTTSSTDIEVALQVLDAVVCYNCLPSDSLTVFIITLCRTVNVKEFCESCWKLMRKVLGTHLGHSAIYTMCRIMEERVYMEDAPLLRGAVFFVGMALWGAYRLPALKNTPTLVLPSFYKAMSCANEVVSYEIVLSITRLIKKYGKELQVVTWDILLGIIERLLQQIQTIGSAELKAIVYELLTTVEELYEQNGYHGSTEKFFSLVEKCADKRPDASVLTLISYRAQSIQPAKDGWIQSLHRLMEKFFRNEPRSVIRIKVLHILSFVLSTNRQLYEDELIEMVVIPQLSGIAEDRDLAVRKQATQLLVDLAEGCTTHHFTSLLDIIERVASRSLVCSGSLELSERDPTVESPVEDVKTAILGLLEILQSKLYSLPANHASRVYELLINHLQLHYKNKYCSPIASSIRLQVFDFFLMMRADSLHRLGVPNIKDGAIRFSPYCYCDAGEPEKRVIEKKPTCSTSPPAGSPAPSTAPPPSAASIRSAYLPYAPAFNVLLQCLKMEIDWKVLKLVLDKLPWTLQYKVLLRTSPCSLDQLCSTLCCMVTDRLISDRLKKTPEGFSRTDVQLAVVPVLTAITSYHNFLEQSRQRELVQCLETGLIYRCAKQCVVALTMCTVEMPDIMIKLLPALIVKLTHISATVAMASPMLEFLSTLVRLPHLYANFVAEQYVSVFAISLPYTNPSKFNQYIVSLAHHVIAMWFIRCRLPFRKDFVQYITKGLRSNALLPFDDGNEQSPFRARSTSLNERPKSLRAAKVAKAAAAVANSSSSPVKELRDLSAMDAFRSRSISVSEHAVRRMHTSSTTCSLGSADENAVTQADEGLKTVHLELTETCLDMMARYVFSNFSALPKRSPIAEFLLAGGRSMTWLVGNKLVTITTSGGVRTQALLGLDMPDRLGGGGEMTRSDPSLHTRITKEAPAKLESQSSQQHSRATRIRVRSMSGGHALRAGPAQSLSPLVSPTEGELAAPLSPSSGPTLDSLGPPSSSSATSSAPPPLKDNPSLAEFVPILTQGWAEIFIRRPSGNTSWLMCLENPPSPFSSELGNMPLQELSSVLMAMEGVKEPPTQTASAPASTAAPAPSSVSEPSTQTHSSVAGKANLIQRSNTDSVVVLQEGMGVTAPHTPPDWLESEEFEPMTSDPIFMSADKFTKNPPPGTLSRSSSTSSQDDEKSTLEEVSEGAIPIDQPTIGPSTPGSQGPELPFQSHSQSQSHGLNKSSSSPELQTLPEAFTKAAMESEMVLADTLRPRAPSDGKSQPQFEKEKMEGSTVVDINALGSQSQGSECPGVVSSQSGGARMRLEFPTAAAQPGPISPSGGHRPRGHTISVSAPSSRRERRTDRESYHGRPGPGNTEKISGLSPSFVFLQLYHSPFFGNEANKPLLLPKTQVIDRAVKVLDQMPPYDTHKIGVVFVGAGQVNNEVSILSNEYGSNRYATFLTGLGKLIHLKDCDPDQIFLGGLDQYGDDGEFTYCWHDDIMQAIFHIATLMPNRESDKGCCNKKRHIGNDFVMVVYNDSGEDYKLGTIKGQFNFVEVIIKPLDYECNLVTLQCRKDLEGLVDTSVAKIVSDRNLPLLVRQMALHANMASLVHQYRANPSDAYASKWLARLRHIKRIRTRAQEDIQSRSTPGISLTQGHNPQNKSFQQSTPAPNPEASGQRKRLVSTVDDFTDFV from the exons ATGAATAAGCAACCAAGTAAAGAGACTCTCAGGGACAAGGTGAAGGGTATCTTTGGTCTGGGAACTCCGCGCCCACCAAGCAAACAGAGTGACACCAAACCGTCTGAGTTCATCATTACAACAGACATCATCAAG GAGCTCCACCCAGACTGTGGTCTAAGCAACCGTGTTCGCATGATGAACCATGTCTGTGATCTTGCCAAGACAAAAAAGTTTGAGGAT CATGCAGTGGAGGCAGTATGGAAAGCTGTAGAGGACATGCTGACTCCAGAGCAGCCACCTGAGGCCCGACATGctgtcctgcagctgcttcGGGCCATAATACAAGGACAG GGTGAGCGTCTTGGCCCTCTGAGAGCCTACTTTTTTAAGGTGATCAGAGACTACCAACCATGCAACGAAGACCTCTCTGATAGGCTGGAAGTCTTCAAGGCCTTAACAGAGAATGGAAAAGACATCACATACTTGGAAGAGGACATAG CACGCTTTGTCCTCCTGTGGATGGATATaggtctgacctctgactttCTACATGTTCTTGTAAATCTGGTGAAGTTCAACAGCTGCTACCTGGACCAAAATGTGTCCATTATGGTCCA gAAAATTTGTCTACTGTGCAATAGAACAACATCCTCAACAGATATTGAG gtagCACTACAAGTCTTGGATGCAGTGGTGTGTTACAACTGCTTGCCCTCAGATTCTCTCACTGTCTTCATCATTACACTCTGTCGCACAGTCAATGTCAAGGAGTTTTGTGAATCCTGCTGGAAG CTGATGAGGAAAGTGTTGGGGACTCACCTTGGCCATAGTGCTATCTACACCATGTGCCGCATCATGGAGGAGAG GGTGTACATGGAAGATGCACCATTGCTGAGGGgagctgtgttttttgttggaATGGCATTATGGGGCGCTTACAGACTCCCTGCCCtcaaaaacacacccacactggtTCTGCCATCGTTCTACAAG GCCATGTCATGTGCCAATGAGGTGGTGTCCTATGAAATCGTCCTCTCCATCACCAGACTGATCAAGAAGTATGGAAAGGAGCTGCAGGTGGTTACCTGGGATATCCTGCTGGGCATCATAGAACGATTGTTGCAGCAGATCCAG ACCATAGGCAGCGCAGAGTTAAAGGCCATTGTCTATGAGCTGTTGACCACAGTAGAGGAACTGTATGAGCAGAATGGATACCATGGCTCCACAGAGAAGTTCTTCAGTCTGGTCGAGAAATGTGCTGATAAGAGACCT GATGCCTCAGTACTGACCCTCATCTCATACCGGGCTCAGTCTATCCAGCCAGCTAAAGACGGTTGGATTCAGAGTCTGCATCGCCTCATGGAGAAATTCTTCAG AAATGAGCCTCGCAGTGTGATAAGGATCAAAGTGCTTCATATCCTGTCCTTTGTTCTTAGCACCAACCGACAGCTGTATGAG GATGAGTTGATTGAAATGGTGGTCATCCCCCAGCTCAGTGGGATAGCTGAAGACCGAGACCTGGCTGTCAGAAAACAGGCCACACAGTTACTTGTTGACCTTGCTGAGGGCTGCACCACGCATCACTTCACCAGCCTGCTTGACATCATTGAGCGG GTGGCCAGTCGCTCTTTGGTGTGTTCAGGGTCCCTGGAGCTTTCTGAGAGAGACCCCACAGTGGAGTCTCCTGTAGAGGATGTCAAGACTGCCATATTGGGCTTGCTGGAAATCCTGCAG AGCAAGCTTTACAGCCTACCAGCCAACCATGCTAGTCGTGTTTACGAATTGTTAATCAACCACCTGCAGCTTCACTACAAGAACAAGTACTGTTCACCTATTGCTTCCAGTATAAGACTACAG GTGTTTGACTTCTTCCTGATGATGCGGGCCGACTCTCTACACCGACTTGGAGTCCCCAATATCAAAGATGGGGCCATCAGGTTCAGCCCATACTGCTACTGTGACGCAGG GGAGCCAGAGAAACGAGTCATTGAAAAGAAGCCAACGTGCTCAACATCTCCGCCTGCTGGTAGCCCAGCTCCCTCCACTGCTCCTCCCCCTTCAGCAGCCTCCATACGCTCAGCTTACCTGCCCTATGCACCTGCCTTCAATGTCCTTCTGCAGTGCCTCAAgatg gAGATTGATTGGAAGGTGCTGAAGCTAGTTCTCGACAAGCTACCATGGACCCTACAGTACAAAGTACTGCTGCGGACATCACCATGCAGCTTGGACCAGCTCTGTTCCACACTCTGCTGCATG GTGACAGATCGTCTTATCTCAGACCGCTTAAAGAAGACTCCAGAGGGGTTCTCCCGCACTGATGTTCAGCTGGCAGTGGTTCCTGTCCTCACCGCGATTACATCCTACCACAACTTTCTTGAACAGTCAAGACAG AGAGAGCTGGTTCAGTGCCTTGAGACTGGCCTCATTTATCGCTGTGCCAAGCAGTGTGTTGTGGCTCTTACAATGTGCACAGTGGAAATGCCTGATATTATGATCAAGCTCCTACCTGCTCTTATTGTCAAGCTCACCCACATCTCTGCTACTGTTGCCATGGCATCTCCTATGCTTGAGTTCCTGTCCA ctCTGGTGCGCCTGCCCCATCTGTATGCCAACTTTGTAGCTGAGCAGtatgtcagtgtttttgctATCTCCCTACCATATACCAACCCCTCCAA GTTCAACCAGTACATTGTGTCGCTGGCTCACCATGTGATTGCTATGTGGTTCATACGCTGCAGACTCCCTTTCCGCAAAGACTTTGTTCAGTACATCACAAAG GGATTGCGTTCCAATGCTTTGCTGCCCTTTGACGATGGCAATGAACAAAGTCCTTTTCGTGCCCGAAGCACCAGCCTTAATGAGCGGCCCAAGAG TCTGCGGGCAGCAAAAGTGGCGAAGGCGGCAGCGGCAGTAGCCAATAGCAGCAGCTCTCCTGTTAAAGAGCTGAGGGACCTGTCAGCCATGGACGCTTTCCGCTCCCGCAGCATCAGTGTCTCCGAACATGCGGTTCGCAG GATGCATACTTCAAGTACCACCTGCAGCCTAGGTTCGGCTGATGAAAATGCCGTGACTCAGGCGGATGAGGGGCTGAAGACGGTACATCTTGAGCTCACTGAGACCTGTTTGGACATGATGGCACGATATGTGTTTTCTAACTTCTCTGCACTGCCAAAAAG GTCTCCCATAGCAGAGTTCCTGTTGGCAGGGGGTCGCAGTATGACTTGGCTTGTGGGAAACAAACTGGTGACAATAACAACCAGTGGAGGAGTCAGAACACAAGCACTTCTAGGCCTGGACATGCCTGACCgcctgggaggaggaggggaaatgACCAG GTCAGATCCGTCACTGCACACTCGAATAACAAAAGAGGCTCCAGCAAAACTGGAGTCCCAGTCAAGCCAGCAACACAGCAGAGCAACTCGCATACGAGTCCGCTCCATGTCAG GTGGGCATGCGTTACGTGCTGGTCCTGCACAGAGTCTCAGTCCTCTTGTGTCCCCCACTGAGGGTGAATTAGccgcccctctctctccttcctctggtCCCACCCTGGACAGCCTTGGGCCGCCTTCCTCATCCTCTGCCACTTCGTCTGCTCCACCGCCACTGAAAGACAACCCCAGTCTGGCTGAGTTTGTTCCCATACTCACACAGGGCTGGGCAGAGATTTTCATCCGGAGACCATCAG GCAACACGAGTTGGCTGATGTGTCTGGAGAACCCACCCAGTCCCTTCTCTTCTGAGCTCGGCAACATGCCGTTGCAGGAGCTCTCCAGTGTCCTGATGGCAATGGAGGGAGTGAAGGAACCCCCCACCCAGACAGCCAGTGCTCCTGCCAGTACTGCTGCTCCCGCACCATCGTCCGTCTCTGAGCCCtcaacccaaacacacagcagtgttgCAGGGAAGGCAAACCTGATCCAGCGCTCTAACACAG ACTCTGTGGTTGTACTGCAAGAAGGAATGGGGGTCACTGCACCACATACCCCACCTGATTGGCTGGAGAGTGAAGAGTTTGAGCCAATGACCTCCGACCCCATCTTCATGTCTGCTGACAAGTTCACAAAGAATCCACCTCCTGGGACACTCAGCAGG TCTTCCTCCACTTCCAGTCAAGACGATGAAAAGTCAACTCTGGAGGAAGTAAGTGAGGGAGCAATTCCTATTGATCAGCCTACCATTGGCCCCTCCACTCCAGGCAGCCAGGGACCTGAGCTTCCCTTTCAAAGTCACTCTCAATCCCAGAGTCATGGACTGAACAAGTCAAGCTCCTCTCCAGAGCTCCAGACCTTACCTGAAGCCTTCACCAAAGCTGCTATGGAGTCAGAGATGGTGCTGGCTGACACTTTGAGGCCCAGAGCACCTTCAGATGGTAAGTCTCAGCCTCAgtttgagaaagagaaaatggaaggaAGCACAGTGGTGGACATTAATGCACTGGGAAGTCAGAGTCAAGGCAGTGAATGTCCAGGCGTAGTGTCATCTCAAAGTGGAGGAGCGAGAATGAGGTTGGAGTTTCCAACAGCAGCGGCACAACCTGGTCCTATCTCCCCCAGCGGAGGTCACCGACCCCGGGGTCACACAATCTCAGTGTCGGCCCCCTCCtcgaggagggagaggaggacagacagggaATCATACCATGGTCGGCCTGGACCTGGAAACACAGAGAAGATTTCTGGACTTAGTCCCAG CTTTGTCTTTCTCCAGTTGTATCACTCGCCCTTCTTTGGCAATGAAGCCAACAAGCCACTCCTGCTGCCCAAAACTCAG GTGATAGACCGCGCTGTGAAGGTCCTGGATCAGATGCCTCCATATGACACCCATAAGATTGGAGTGGTGTTTGTTGGAGCTGGCCAG GTTAACAATGAGGTTTCGATCCTGTCAAACGAGTACGGTTCAAACCGCTACGCAACCTTCCTAACAGGCCTCGGCAAATTAATACATCTTAAAGACTGTGACCCTGATCAGATTTTCCTTGGAGGACTTGACCAGTATGGAGATGACGGTGAATTCACCTACTGTTGGCATGATGACATCATGCAGG CTATCTTCCACATAGCCACACTAATGCCAAACAGGGAGAGTGACAAGGGCTGCTGCAACAAAAAGCGTCATATTGGCAACGATTTTGTCATGGTGGTTTATAATGATTCTGGAGAGGACTACAAACTGGGAACCATTAAg GGTCAGTTTAACTTTGTAGAAGTCATTATAAAACCACTGGATTATGAATGTAACCTGGTCACCCTCCAGTGCAGAAAAG ACCTGGAGGGCTTAGTTGACACATCAGTAGCAAAAATTGTTTCAGACCGCAACCTTCCGCTCTTAGTCAGGCAGATGGCTCTGCATGCAAAT aTGGCATCTTTGGTGCATCAGTACAGAGCGAACCCCTCTGATGCTTATGCCTCTAAGTGGCTGGCGAGATTACGACACATTAAGAGGATCAGGACCAGG GCTCAAGAAGACATTCAGTCCCGCTCAACTCCGGGCATCTCGCTTACGCAAGGCCACAATCCACAGAACAAGTCGTTTCAGCAGAGCACTCCGGCACCAAACCCAGAAGCCTCTGGGCAGAGGAAGAGACTTGTCTCAACAGTGGATGATTTCACAGATTTTGTCTGA